Proteins encoded by one window of Crassostrea angulata isolate pt1a10 chromosome 9, ASM2561291v2, whole genome shotgun sequence:
- the LOC128162345 gene encoding perlucin-like protein, with amino-acid sequence MGATRKLSPLILVFFYLAVAHGSGCRSGWTQYKNKCYMFSRMPEPWGMASSYCQAYHSKLAEPVTPEESAFLTSHAHNLHDTFWIGITDLMAENEWVYSSNLQRVQTTNWASHEPNGKGGENCAVLFYPRHSQWADLHCDAHERFICEMSEDESGPMILG; translated from the exons ATGGGAGCGACCAGAAAGTTATCCCCCCTGATCTTGGTGTTTTTTTACCTAGCGGTAGCACACG GTTCCGGCTGCCGCTCGGGATGGACTCAGTACAAAAACAAATGTTATATGTTCTCAAGAATGCCCGAACCTTGGGGAATGGCTTCA AGCTACTGCCAGGCTTACCATTCCAAGCTGGCGGAGCCCGTCACTCCCGAGGAGTCCGCCTTCCTGACCAGTCACGCCCACAACTTAC ATGACACGTTTTGGATCGGAATAACCGACCTTATGGCAGAAAACGAGTGGGTGTATTCATCCAACCTACAACGTGTACAGACGACAAATTGGGCAAGCCACGAACCTAACGGCAAGGGTGGAGAGAACTGTGCTGTTCTGTTTTACCCCCGCCACAGTCAGTGGGCGGACCTTCATTGTGATGCTCATGAAAGATTCATCTGTGAAATGTCGGAGGA cgAGAGTGGCCCGATGATCCTTGGATAG